One Mangrovimonas cancribranchiae DNA segment encodes these proteins:
- a CDS encoding regulatory protein RecX, with amino-acid sequence MPQHKTYTVDEAKRTLENYCAYQERCHKEVVDKLQQMHMIPQAIDVIVSHLIENNYLNETRFAEAFVRGKFRLKKWGKHRLKRELKQRNISTYNITKALAQISEVEYYETFHMLASKRLNAIKETNAWKKRKKLANYLLYRGWESHLVYEKVNELIP; translated from the coding sequence ATGCCACAACACAAAACATATACGGTTGATGAGGCCAAGCGAACCTTAGAAAATTACTGTGCTTACCAAGAGCGTTGCCATAAAGAGGTGGTTGATAAGTTGCAGCAAATGCATATGATTCCTCAAGCTATTGATGTTATTGTGTCGCACCTTATAGAAAATAACTATTTAAATGAAACACGTTTTGCCGAAGCTTTTGTACGCGGTAAGTTTAGATTAAAAAAATGGGGAAAACACCGACTTAAGCGTGAATTAAAACAACGCAATATTTCTACTTACAACATAACTAAAGCTTTAGCACAAATATCGGAGGTTGAATATTATGAAACATTTCATATGTTAGCATCTAAGCGTTTAAATGCTATAAAGGAAACAAATGCCTGGAAAAAGCGTAAAAAGCTTGCTAATTACTTATTGTATCGTGGTTGGGAATCGCATTTGGTTTATGAGAAAGTAAACGAGTTAATTCCATAA
- a CDS encoding DUF6646 family protein, producing MKNLLVIITLLSFAFANGQAFSGKGDQKLQVGANFQDSATGVNVSYDLGLGENISVGITSTYALGISNGLEDDVVDLNGKTIVEKAGFLDRFDLKARFNANIGNVLNIDENFDLYPGLNLSLKNFGGHVGARYFFTDGFGVYSEAQFPIAKYNDKLTRAEHIHNQFTVNLGAVFNL from the coding sequence ATGAAAAATTTACTTGTTATTATCACATTATTATCCTTTGCTTTTGCAAACGGGCAAGCCTTTTCTGGAAAAGGAGACCAAAAACTACAAGTTGGCGCTAACTTTCAAGATAGTGCAACAGGAGTTAATGTAAGTTACGATCTTGGTTTAGGCGAAAATATCTCAGTTGGTATAACATCTACCTATGCGTTAGGCATTTCTAATGGTTTAGAAGACGATGTGGTTGATCTTAATGGCAAAACTATTGTTGAAAAAGCCGGTTTTTTAGATCGATTTGATTTAAAAGCACGTTTTAATGCCAATATTGGTAATGTATTAAATATAGACGAGAACTTCGATTTATATCCAGGATTAAACCTTAGTCTTAAAAACTTTGGAGGACACGTTGGTGCAAGATACTTTTTTACCGATGGGTTTGGTGTCTATTCCGAAGCCCAATTCCCTATTGCTAAATACAACGACAAGCTAACTCGCGCAGAGCATATTCACAACCAATTTACGGTTAATTTAGGCGCTGTTTTTAATTTATAA
- a CDS encoding cupin-like domain-containing protein: protein MKLQLQDIPRVKNISKEDFIKHYYKPQKPVVLEQFIEDWPAVSKWNLDYIKTIAGDKTVPLYDDRPVDYKDGFNEPHTKMNLGDYVDLLKKEPTKYRIFLWNILKEVPQLQKDFSYPKLGLKFLKGLPMLFFGGEDSYTFMHYDIDLANIFHFHFEGEKEIILFNQDQSKYLYKVPHSLITREDINFSNPDFNQWPALQYAKGFKTQLNHGEVLYMPEGYWHYMKYVTPGFSMSLRTIAKRPKNLSKALYNIFIMRHFDNLMRRLRGQRWIDWKNDQAIEKTNGYIKNL, encoded by the coding sequence TTGAAATTACAACTTCAAGATATTCCTCGGGTTAAAAACATTTCCAAAGAGGACTTTATAAAACACTACTACAAACCACAGAAACCTGTGGTTTTAGAACAGTTTATTGAAGATTGGCCAGCCGTTTCAAAATGGAATTTAGACTATATAAAAACCATTGCTGGCGATAAAACAGTACCATTATACGATGACAGACCAGTAGATTATAAAGATGGGTTTAACGAGCCACATACCAAAATGAATTTGGGCGATTATGTCGATTTGCTTAAAAAAGAACCGACCAAATACCGCATTTTCCTTTGGAATATTCTAAAAGAAGTCCCTCAGTTACAAAAGGATTTCTCATACCCAAAATTAGGTTTAAAATTCTTAAAAGGGTTACCTATGCTATTTTTTGGTGGTGAAGACTCGTACACATTTATGCATTACGATATTGATTTGGCCAACATTTTTCATTTTCATTTTGAAGGAGAAAAAGAAATCATTCTTTTTAATCAAGACCAAAGTAAATACTTGTACAAAGTACCACATTCGCTTATCACGCGAGAAGATATTAACTTTTCAAACCCAGATTTTAACCAATGGCCAGCCTTACAATATGCCAAAGGATTTAAAACACAATTAAATCATGGCGAGGTACTTTATATGCCGGAAGGTTATTGGCATTACATGAAATATGTGACTCCTGGCTTTTCTATGAGTCTAAGAACTATAGCAAAGCGTCCTAAAAATTTAAGCAAAGCGCTTTACAACATTTTTATCATGAGACATTTCGACAACCTAATGCGACGTTTAAGAGGGCAACGTTGGATTGATTGGAAAAATGACCAAGCCATAGAAAAGACCAACGGCTATATTAAAAACTTATAA
- a CDS encoding TonB-dependent receptor domain-containing protein — translation MKFISLFWLFVLVTLTSYAQELQQQDLDSVVITSSRIDLPFKENSRSITVISSKDIKESPATSVSDLLQQVAGVDIRRRGSNGMQGDLYIRGGGFDQTLLLIDGMKMDDAQTGHHTLNMALPLDVIERIEIIKGPAARVFGQNAFTGAINIVTKSNIEKVSSVGYQLGSNNQQLINGTFGFNIEGSSHIVHASSNTSDGYRYNTDYENRNYFLKSTFNQNKKMPISVTASYQERDFGANGFYASPSAKDQYEETKTSLLGVSSNYRNGNLTLKPRLYWKWNQDMYVFIRHNPAVYRNLHQTNKIGAELHGSYKSNLGTTGFGVDLAKVYISSNNLGQRDRFMTNVFLEHQFKLLDDNLDITPGVAITYFSDFKFHAFPGIDLGYQINDKLRVYGNIGYTYRIPTYTDLYYSDPTTLGNENLDPEEAIAEEIGLKFNSGKLQATATVFNRDSRKLIDFVKENDTDLWQATNVRDVNTKGVELQTDYTFNLAQLPQNISLGYTFIDDDVKAVANNFSRYSINSLKHQVVGTLKTSFIKHLSHNIVYKYLERTTGQSYIVLDANITATINQKLNLSLIANNIFNQDYYETNLVPMPKGNVIFGINYRF, via the coding sequence ATGAAGTTTATATCCCTTTTTTGGTTATTTGTATTAGTTACACTTACAAGCTATGCACAAGAATTACAGCAGCAAGATCTAGATTCGGTTGTTATTACATCCTCTAGAATTGATTTACCGTTTAAAGAAAACTCAAGAAGCATTACTGTAATATCATCTAAAGATATTAAAGAAAGTCCTGCAACTAGTGTATCCGATTTATTACAACAAGTAGCTGGTGTAGATATAAGACGTCGTGGCTCGAATGGTATGCAAGGTGACCTTTACATAAGAGGTGGTGGTTTTGATCAAACGCTTTTATTAATTGATGGTATGAAAATGGACGATGCCCAAACGGGACACCACACACTTAATATGGCTTTACCGCTTGATGTTATTGAGCGTATTGAAATAATAAAAGGGCCTGCTGCTCGTGTTTTTGGGCAAAATGCCTTTACGGGCGCTATTAACATTGTTACCAAAAGTAATATAGAAAAGGTAAGTTCAGTAGGGTATCAATTAGGGTCTAATAACCAGCAATTAATAAATGGTACGTTTGGGTTTAATATCGAAGGATCGTCACATATCGTGCATGCATCCTCTAATACTTCAGACGGTTACCGCTATAATACCGATTATGAAAACAGAAACTATTTCTTAAAAAGTACCTTTAATCAAAATAAAAAAATGCCTATAAGTGTAACGGCAAGCTATCAAGAAAGAGATTTTGGTGCTAACGGATTTTATGCCTCACCAAGTGCTAAAGACCAATACGAAGAAACGAAAACAAGCTTACTAGGAGTTTCTTCTAATTACAGAAATGGAAACCTTACACTTAAGCCAAGATTATACTGGAAATGGAACCAAGATATGTACGTGTTTATAAGGCACAATCCAGCGGTTTACCGAAACTTGCACCAAACCAACAAAATTGGTGCAGAATTACACGGATCGTACAAATCTAACTTAGGTACTACAGGTTTTGGTGTAGATCTTGCCAAAGTGTATATTTCTAGTAACAATCTTGGACAACGTGATAGATTTATGACTAATGTATTTTTGGAACACCAATTTAAGTTACTAGATGATAACCTAGATATTACACCTGGTGTAGCAATAACGTATTTTTCCGATTTTAAATTCCATGCTTTCCCTGGTATCGATTTAGGCTATCAAATAAACGATAAACTTCGCGTGTACGGAAACATAGGATACACGTATAGAATTCCAACATATACCGATTTATACTATAGCGACCCAACTACCCTAGGAAACGAAAACCTTGATCCAGAAGAAGCCATAGCCGAAGAAATTGGTTTAAAATTCAATTCAGGAAAACTACAGGCAACTGCCACTGTATTTAATAGAGACTCTAGAAAATTAATCGATTTTGTAAAAGAAAACGATACCGATCTGTGGCAAGCCACTAATGTAAGAGATGTTAACACAAAAGGGGTAGAGTTACAAACAGATTATACCTTTAATTTGGCGCAATTACCTCAAAATATTTCTTTAGGATATACCTTTATCGATGATGATGTAAAAGCTGTGGCTAATAATTTCTCACGATATTCTATAAACTCTTTAAAGCATCAAGTTGTAGGAACTTTAAAAACATCGTTTATAAAACATTTAAGTCATAATATTGTTTATAAATATCTAGAACGCACAACAGGGCAATCGTATATTGTTCTTGATGCCAACATTACGGCAACCATAAACCAAAAGTTAAACCTATCACTTATAGCTAATAACATTTTTAACCAAGATTATTACGAAACTAATTTAGTTCCTATGCCAAAGGGTAATGTTATTTTTGGTATTAATTACAGGTTTTAA
- a CDS encoding PLP-dependent aminotransferase family protein, producing the protein MNSPVENLLKRVIIFEKAQPTAVYIQIAQQIINAIQRGYLLEGTALPGTRKFSELLSINRNTAVAVYEELASQGWVDIVPNKGTFVLLPEKKTATIKATVHGIDHVRDYPKRAGFPFQPSLNLASTQEFSSCTYGINDGRPDLRLHPTHQFSRWYSASMKRTGLISKWHRAGEQSYNFGKYLSNYLNATRGFHITPANIMSTRSTEMSLYIVSQLLIKPKDVVLVGILSHYESNMIFQQAGATVKTIPVDDYGMDVDFIKTHFTKGSIRCVYICAHRHYPTTVTLSAERRLKLLQLAKAYKFAIIEDDYDYDFQFEGSAMQPMASSDAHGMVIYLGKLGQSLFPSFQIGFVVAPEYIINEAKNYLQILDKQGDLIQKQMLSELIAEGEIHRLIKKNSTVYKQRLDYLCDCLKKYFKTKIECQKPSGGLAIWLHFTPRISLVKLAEKAKKHDLFLPKTILYHNKNTCAIRFGFGHLNEDEIKEVVKKLQQAYNDIVD; encoded by the coding sequence ATGAATAGTCCGGTTGAAAATTTATTAAAACGAGTCATTATTTTTGAAAAAGCACAACCTACAGCGGTTTACATTCAGATAGCCCAACAAATTATTAATGCTATTCAGCGTGGTTATTTACTTGAAGGTACAGCTTTACCCGGTACACGTAAATTTAGTGAGTTGTTGTCTATTAACAGAAATACAGCCGTAGCGGTTTACGAAGAATTAGCGTCACAGGGTTGGGTGGATATTGTTCCTAACAAAGGAACTTTTGTGCTTCTTCCAGAGAAAAAAACAGCCACAATAAAAGCTACAGTACATGGGATAGATCATGTAAGAGATTATCCAAAGCGTGCAGGATTTCCTTTTCAACCGTCACTTAATTTAGCTTCCACCCAAGAATTTTCAAGCTGTACTTATGGTATTAATGATGGGCGTCCCGATTTACGTTTACATCCTACACATCAATTTTCACGGTGGTATAGTGCTTCTATGAAACGCACGGGTTTAATTTCAAAATGGCATAGAGCAGGAGAGCAATCGTATAATTTTGGGAAATATTTAAGCAATTATTTAAACGCTACGCGGGGATTTCACATTACGCCCGCAAATATTATGAGTACGCGAAGTACCGAAATGAGCCTGTACATTGTGTCGCAATTATTAATAAAGCCTAAGGATGTTGTGCTAGTAGGTATCTTAAGTCATTATGAATCTAACATGATTTTTCAACAAGCGGGAGCTACAGTAAAAACCATTCCTGTTGATGATTATGGAATGGATGTTGACTTTATTAAAACACATTTTACAAAAGGCAGTATACGATGTGTTTACATATGTGCACATAGGCATTATCCAACAACGGTAACGTTAAGTGCCGAGCGACGTTTAAAACTATTGCAGTTAGCAAAAGCTTATAAGTTTGCTATTATAGAAGACGATTACGATTACGATTTTCAATTTGAAGGATCTGCCATGCAACCTATGGCAAGTTCCGATGCGCATGGTATGGTTATTTATTTAGGAAAGTTAGGGCAATCGTTGTTTCCTAGTTTTCAAATAGGGTTTGTTGTTGCCCCAGAGTATATAATTAATGAAGCTAAAAATTATTTACAGATATTAGATAAGCAAGGCGATTTAATACAGAAACAAATGTTATCTGAACTTATTGCCGAAGGAGAAATACACCGCTTAATTAAAAAAAATAGCACTGTTTATAAGCAACGATTAGATTATTTGTGCGATTGCCTTAAAAAGTATTTCAAAACAAAAATTGAATGTCAAAAACCCTCTGGCGGATTAGCCATTTGGTTACATTTCACTCCGAGAATATCGCTTGTAAAACTTGCCGAAAAGGCAAAAAAACATGATTTATTTCTACCTAAAACCATTTTATATCACAATAAAAACACCTGTGCTATTAGGTTTGGTTTTGGACATTTAAATGAAGATGAAATAAAAGAAGTGGTAAAAAAACTACAACAAGCTTATAATGATATTGTAGATTAA
- a CDS encoding DUF2975 domain-containing protein, whose amino-acid sequence MKTIKLLKTAIDIYYYLMLIALVFGIITLPILLFTNQSYQVNMFDSEPIDLGMLDTLETLIIVVSMIAVLGIYFVAIRLIKQTVDIMSHGNYFSDDVIINFKKIGRLFIVCAFGFSVLKLLINLVLFSQFSININSTFMIFLIMGLFMMFLSEAFASAKQMKEENNLTI is encoded by the coding sequence ATGAAAACTATCAAGCTTCTTAAAACAGCCATTGACATTTATTATTACTTGATGTTAATTGCTTTGGTCTTTGGTATAATAACCTTGCCTATTTTGCTGTTTACTAATCAAAGCTATCAAGTTAATATGTTTGATTCGGAACCAATTGATTTGGGTATGCTAGACACCTTGGAAACATTAATAATTGTGGTTTCCATGATTGCGGTATTGGGCATTTACTTTGTCGCGATACGTTTAATAAAACAAACGGTTGATATCATGTCGCATGGCAATTATTTTTCAGATGATGTAATAATAAATTTTAAAAAAATAGGCCGACTATTTATTGTGTGTGCCTTTGGTTTTTCCGTATTAAAACTCCTTATAAATCTTGTGCTATTTAGCCAGTTTTCAATAAACATAAATTCAACATTTATGATATTCTTGATTATGGGACTTTTTATGATGTTTTTAAGTGAGGCTTTTGCTTCGGCAAAACAAATGAAAGAAGAAAATAACTTAACCATATAA
- a CDS encoding DUF2975 domain-containing protein, with protein sequence MKALNILIFTLFTILLIALLGNVVLSILGLVFEKDVLHLGHFSSEGVPIYIKLLALVKGCVFLLFCLGVFYLMKILNRLSKSNYFSEKHAQLFKTTGVYFIISGILGFCSSLYPLLFSFDFSHWQYLNFDSKNLYIVLIIVGLFFIVFGRVTAHGYVIKKENDLTI encoded by the coding sequence ATGAAAGCATTAAATATTTTAATTTTTACCCTATTTACAATATTACTTATAGCTTTATTAGGGAATGTAGTGTTGTCAATTTTAGGATTGGTTTTTGAAAAGGATGTTTTGCATTTAGGGCACTTTTCTTCTGAAGGAGTGCCCATTTATATTAAGCTATTAGCATTGGTTAAAGGATGTGTGTTTTTATTATTCTGTTTAGGGGTTTTTTATTTGATGAAAATTTTAAATCGACTATCAAAATCTAATTATTTTTCAGAAAAACATGCTCAACTTTTTAAGACAACAGGAGTATATTTTATTATTTCAGGAATATTAGGGTTTTGTTCAAGCTTATATCCTCTTCTATTTTCTTTTGATTTTTCACATTGGCAATATTTGAATTTTGATTCTAAAAACCTATATATTGTGTTAATTATTGTAGGGCTGTTTTTTATTGTTTTTGGTCGAGTTACGGCTCATGGATATGTTATAAAAAAAGAAAACGATTTAACCATATAA
- a CDS encoding helix-turn-helix transcriptional regulator, translated as MPIQINLDAVLEKRGMKSNELADIIGITTANLSILKTGKAKAVRFSTLEAICKALDCQPADILEYVPD; from the coding sequence ATGCCGATACAAATAAATTTAGATGCTGTATTGGAAAAACGAGGCATGAAAAGTAACGAACTAGCAGATATTATTGGCATTACAACAGCCAACCTTTCTATATTAAAAACAGGAAAGGCAAAAGCTGTACGTTTTTCAACATTGGAGGCTATTTGTAAGGCATTAGATTGTCAACCAGCAGATATTTTAGAGTATGTTCCTGATTGA
- a CDS encoding Y-family DNA polymerase yields the protein MYALVDCNNFYASCERVFNPNLQGQPVAILSNNDGCVISRSDEAKTLGLPMGAPIFKWEAFCKQNNIRVFSSNYPLYGDMSSRVMSILKQFTPDVEVYSIDEAFLQFKGFQYYDFNDYGTQMRRRILKWTGIPTCVGIAPTKALSKVANKIARKFPNETNGVYVINSEAKRIKALKWLKIEDVWGIGRRLAKRLKAKGCNTAFDFTQLPNDWVRNNFSVTELKLKNDLEGIPSIQLDEVTNKRAIATTRSFEYTFSDIDNIKERVSTFATSCAEKLRKQQSSCYMILVTLSSDRHKKEAEQHRTSKTIHLAYPTDSTLIISSQAVKAAINMFKPGIKYKRAGVIVMGLVPNNNYQLHLFEHENPKHKPLMLAIDKLNKKYKDYKIKLGNQDLERTWKMRQERLSLKYTTNINQIITVKC from the coding sequence ATGTATGCCTTGGTAGATTGTAATAATTTTTATGCATCTTGCGAACGGGTTTTTAACCCAAACTTGCAAGGACAACCAGTGGCTATTTTAAGTAATAACGACGGTTGTGTTATTTCTCGTAGCGACGAAGCAAAAACATTAGGATTACCCATGGGAGCGCCTATTTTTAAATGGGAAGCATTTTGTAAACAAAACAACATTCGCGTTTTTTCTTCTAATTACCCGTTGTATGGCGATATGAGTAGCCGGGTTATGAGTATTCTTAAACAATTTACCCCAGATGTTGAAGTGTATAGTATAGACGAAGCTTTTTTGCAATTTAAAGGATTTCAGTATTACGATTTTAACGACTACGGCACCCAAATGCGTCGCCGTATTTTAAAATGGACAGGTATTCCAACCTGTGTAGGTATTGCTCCTACAAAAGCATTAAGTAAAGTGGCCAATAAAATAGCGCGTAAATTTCCAAATGAAACAAATGGTGTGTATGTAATTAACTCTGAAGCCAAACGGATAAAAGCGCTAAAATGGCTTAAAATTGAAGATGTTTGGGGTATTGGTCGTCGTTTAGCAAAACGATTAAAAGCAAAAGGCTGTAATACAGCTTTTGATTTTACGCAATTACCTAATGATTGGGTAAGGAACAATTTTTCTGTAACAGAACTAAAGTTAAAAAACGATTTAGAAGGGATTCCAAGTATTCAACTAGATGAAGTGACCAATAAAAGAGCTATTGCTACAACACGAAGTTTCGAGTATACGTTTTCAGATATAGATAATATTAAAGAACGTGTGTCTACTTTTGCCACAAGTTGTGCCGAAAAATTGCGTAAACAGCAATCTAGTTGTTATATGATATTAGTAACTTTAAGCAGCGATAGGCATAAAAAAGAAGCAGAACAACATCGTACGAGCAAGACGATTCATCTAGCATATCCAACAGACTCGACATTAATTATTAGTAGTCAAGCTGTAAAAGCGGCAATAAATATGTTTAAACCTGGTATAAAATATAAACGCGCAGGTGTTATTGTTATGGGATTAGTGCCAAATAATAATTATCAATTACATTTATTTGAGCATGAAAACCCTAAACACAAACCATTAATGTTAGCTATAGATAAGCTAAACAAAAAGTATAAAGATTATAAAATAAAATTAGGTAATCAGGATTTAGAACGCACTTGGAAAATGCGCCAAGAGCGGTTATCTTTAAAATACACAACAAATATCAACCAAATAATAACAGTAAAATGCTAG
- a CDS encoding translesion error-prone DNA polymerase V autoproteolytic subunit, protein MLAKETTNLTFFLPDTSNSEGAIFFDSGISAGFPSPADDFKEERLSLDKELVKNKEATFFARVSGQSMIDAGLDDNDLLVIDRSLEPENDKIAVCFLDGEFTVKRLKVEKDGLWLLPANRNYKPIKISPENEFVIWGIVTNVIKKL, encoded by the coding sequence ATGCTAGCTAAAGAAACGACAAACCTAACTTTTTTTCTACCAGATACTAGTAATAGTGAAGGTGCTATTTTTTTTGATTCTGGTATCTCGGCAGGATTTCCATCGCCAGCAGACGATTTTAAAGAAGAGCGTTTATCGTTAGATAAAGAGCTAGTAAAAAACAAAGAGGCTACATTTTTTGCTAGAGTTAGTGGGCAAAGCATGATAGATGCAGGTTTAGATGATAACGATTTATTAGTGATAGATAGAAGCCTAGAACCTGAAAACGATAAAATTGCGGTTTGTTTTTTAGATGGTGAGTTTACCGTAAAACGCCTAAAAGTAGAAAAAGATGGACTTTGGTTATTACCAGCTAATCGTAACTATAAGCCTATAAAAATTTCGCCTGAAAACGAATTTGTCATTTGGGGAATTGTTACAAATGTTATAAAAAAGCTGTAA
- a CDS encoding MFS transporter, which produces MTEQKNYNKALYTLVTVFFFWGFIAASNGVFIPFCKTYFNIDQFQSQLVDFAFYGAYYFGALFLFVVSNTLGKDIMNSWGYKNGIIYGLLLSCLGAVAMFPAINGASPGDSNVFYYVLIALFVVGLGFSLQQTAANPFAIALGDPEKGAHRLNLAGGVNSFGTTIGPIVIALILFGSTPKTGAELKQMIDNHEISLSTIQYLYLAVGGLFLLAAALFFFSKKLPQAKANPEIIKAPNAVKSLSIMTVLLVICFYFIFDQYTGTPNNDFILKLSILGLVTVVSVLLISNYLAKKNSEGWGAMRFPQLVLGMLAIFTYVGVEVTIQSNLGELLKFATNTIDGVSYNALGLRAMNDSEIAPLISLYWGGLMIGRWAGAITVFNPSNKLKTWLYILVPYVAFGVVLFVNYITGFNVSNLFLFAVCIAIQIGGFFLGKDKPALTLKIFGLLGLVAVLIGMFTSGYVALFAFISGGLFCSIMWPCIFALSIKGLGKYTSQGSAFLIMMILGGAIIPPLQGKLADIIGILPSYWIAALCFIYLAFFAQRVGVITKEVK; this is translated from the coding sequence ATGACCGAACAAAAAAACTACAATAAAGCACTGTATACGTTAGTTACAGTGTTTTTCTTTTGGGGATTTATTGCAGCGTCCAATGGCGTATTTATACCTTTTTGTAAAACTTATTTCAATATCGATCAGTTTCAATCTCAACTAGTAGACTTTGCGTTTTACGGGGCTTACTATTTTGGAGCTTTGTTCCTGTTTGTTGTATCGAATACATTAGGTAAAGATATTATGAATAGTTGGGGATATAAAAATGGCATTATCTACGGTTTGTTATTAAGTTGTTTAGGAGCAGTAGCCATGTTTCCTGCTATTAATGGTGCTAGTCCTGGCGATTCTAATGTGTTTTATTATGTGCTTATTGCGTTGTTTGTTGTTGGTTTAGGGTTCTCTTTACAGCAAACAGCAGCCAATCCATTTGCCATTGCTTTAGGCGATCCAGAGAAAGGAGCGCATCGTTTAAATTTGGCAGGAGGTGTGAACTCTTTTGGAACAACCATAGGCCCGATTGTTATTGCGCTTATTTTATTTGGTTCTACACCAAAAACGGGAGCCGAATTAAAACAAATGATAGATAACCATGAGATTTCATTATCAACTATTCAATACCTTTATTTAGCTGTTGGTGGGTTATTCCTTTTAGCGGCAGCCTTATTTTTCTTTTCAAAAAAATTACCACAAGCCAAAGCTAATCCAGAAATAATAAAAGCGCCTAATGCAGTTAAATCATTATCTATAATGACGGTTTTACTAGTGATATGTTTCTATTTTATTTTTGATCAATATACAGGAACGCCAAATAACGATTTTATTTTAAAGTTATCCATTTTAGGTTTGGTTACTGTAGTAAGTGTCTTGTTAATCTCTAACTATTTAGCAAAGAAGAATAGTGAAGGATGGGGCGCTATGCGTTTTCCGCAACTTGTATTAGGGATGTTAGCTATCTTTACTTACGTAGGCGTAGAAGTGACTATTCAGAGTAATTTAGGTGAATTGCTCAAGTTTGCTACCAATACGATAGATGGTGTTTCTTACAATGCTTTAGGCTTAAGAGCTATGAATGATTCTGAAATAGCGCCTTTAATCTCCTTGTATTGGGGTGGATTAATGATTGGGCGTTGGGCTGGAGCTATAACAGTGTTTAATCCTTCTAATAAACTAAAAACATGGTTATATATCCTAGTGCCTTATGTGGCTTTTGGTGTGGTGCTTTTTGTAAACTATATTACAGGATTTAATGTGTCTAACTTATTTTTATTTGCAGTATGTATCGCCATACAAATAGGCGGATTTTTCTTAGGCAAAGACAAACCAGCGCTAACCTTAAAGATTTTTGGACTATTAGGTCTTGTTGCTGTGCTAATAGGCATGTTTACTAGTGGTTATGTAGCTCTTTTTGCTTTTATTAGCGGTGGGTTGTTTTGTTCTATTATGTGGCCTTGTATTTTTGCTTTAAGCATAAAAGGATTGGGTAAATACACCTCACAAGGATCTGCGTTTTTAATTATGATGATCTTAGGTGGTGCAATAATTCCGCCTTTACAAGGGAAATTAGCTGATATTATAGGAATATTACCTTCTTATTGGATTGCTGCTTTATGCTTTATTTATTTAGCTTTTTTCGCTCAAAGAGTAGGTGTCATTACAAAAGAGGTTAAATAA
- a CDS encoding F0F1 ATP synthase subunit epsilon, with amino-acid sequence MYLEVVSPEDTLFSSEIDSVVVPGVNGDFQMLNNHAPIVSLLKKGTIQIHTHSQNHLVIDDLHASIVPQKADNKVLTVEITSGTIEMKDNKVIILAD; translated from the coding sequence ATGTATTTAGAAGTTGTATCCCCAGAAGACACATTATTTAGTTCAGAAATAGATTCTGTAGTTGTACCAGGTGTAAATGGTGATTTTCAAATGTTAAATAATCACGCACCTATTGTATCGCTACTAAAAAAGGGAACTATACAAATTCACACACATTCTCAAAATCACTTGGTGATAGATGATTTACATGCCAGTATTGTGCCACAAAAAGCAGATAATAAAGTATTAACTGTTGAAATCACATCTGGAACCATTGAAATGAAAGACAACAAAGTGATTATCTTAGCAGATTAA